GTTGATCTTCATAAAGCTGGTGAAATTCAATCTCAGTTGCTAACGCCATAACATGATTTTTAAAAGTTTGTTGAGCTCCAAGCAATATATTAAACTCAGAACCTTGTGTATCGAGTGACAAAAAATCAGGCGGAAAATCTCTGATAAGTTTATCGTCTCTGATTACACTGTCAAGCTTTCGCATATTGACATTCATAATCTTAGCAATGTGGTTATCATCCACAAGATGAAGGTCATAGCACTCACCATTAAGTTTAAGTCCATATTCTACACCATGCGTGTAGTTGATAATATAGTAATTATTATATTTTTGATTTGGTTTAAAAGTTGAGCTCATAAACTGGTTGTTCATAATATAAAGGTTGCACGGTTGATCTTGGTGGCCAAGACAGTATGGCAAAACAATAAGCGATGAGTCCTTGTTGCTATTAATCATATCACGAGCGCATGCTTCGTCAGCCTCATATGTAACATGGAATACATTTCTAGTAAATCTTGGAGGGCAATTCAATGCGACTCCGAAACCTCTGGCACCAACGTGATGGGCGATAATACGTTCGTTAAGTTGTGTCATTATATGTACTCCAGTTGTCTAGAATAAATTTTCAATGTTTATGCGCGTTGACTATTATGTCTCGAAGCATATTTACTATATTAGCCAGATCCTACGAATTCCGCAAGTGCCTCGTAGTGCCATTGTGGTTAACTTGCTATGTTTCCGGTGCCTGCCAGATAGGCATGAGACTTATGAGGCTTTTGCAAAACTCCTGGAACGACAAGCGAATGTATGTATTGTATTCGCCTGTATTGATGCTGGTCATAGGGGTGGGTGCTTATAACGGGTGATGCAAGCTGCATTATCAACTAAATGCAGCGACGACTTGTGGCCCTTCATGTATCTAATGATATAACCCGGCTGTTGCCGGATAATCAGCTCAAGCTCCTCCTCCTCGGCCCAGTGCTCGGCCAAGGTTATATATTAGAACCGAGGTGCTAAGTTATGAAAACTAAGTGACAAATCTAATGAGTTGATGGACAGTCAGAGTTAGCACACCAAACATCAAGTGGCACATTACCTTTGCATTCCCTCGAACATTTACTGTATTACCGCCAAACTCCTCTTTCAGGCAGCCATTAAACCGTTCAGCGGTTGTGCGCTCATTATACCGCACATCTTCAGAAAGTTGGTGTCCGACGTTTTTGAGTGCCTTATTCTCAAGTACCAACTCTTCTTTCCGTTCCTTCGTACGTGGATTGATATCTATAATCGGGACGTGACCGAGCGACCGGCTGTGGTCCTTGATCTCGGTACAATCGTAAGCAGCGTCCATGAGGTCGTAGAGGCTGGTAACACGGGCAGCTGTCATAGTTGCAAGAGGTATTGCCACTTGGCTGTCATGTAAGGAAGCCGAATTCAGAAAACAACTGATTGGAATACAGCCATCTGCCACGTCAGCATGAAGCTTATAGCCATTCCATGATACTTTGTATCCCTTGGCGTTTTTCTTTGTCCCGACATCGCATGTCGTGGGCAGGTCATCTAACATTTCATGAATGGTCATCCCTAACTGACGTTCGATTCTGCGCGTCTCCTTTGGTCGCTCCTCACCTTTGTGGGGACGACCTCGTTTACGCTTGCCCGAAGATGGCCGCCGAACAGTGCTGTCGCGCGAGATATGGCCCACCAATTGATCAACATGCGTCCTCTTTACCAACGCCTCATGAACCCGAGTCGGAAGAGCGCTGGCGGAAAACTCGGCAAAAGCCCGGGAGAACGTCGATTCGCTGGGAACTGCCCCAGCCTGCGCATAGCCACAAATGCGTCGCAAAACTTTGTCTGCCTGCAGCCGCTCAATTAAAGCCCTGGTCGTTGGCAAATTGAGTACAGCCTTGGCGACAAAGGCCCGCGCCAGCGCCACTCGTTCTGAAAGGGGACGCCCTGGAAGGCCAGACCAGTACGGCAAAAAAGATTCAAGCCGAACGAATTCCAAAACTGTTACGATATCCCTGTGTCGTTCAGTTAGAGGACCAAGGCAGTCGTCAAGCCACGGGAAAAGTTCTCCTTGAATTGCTGCCCAGTATGAGGATAAGGTATCTCGCAGTGACATTTATATAGCCTCATATACGTGGTGTAACTTTGGCATATGCGCGGCCTCTAGCGCATTATCTAGCATACTATAGTCGCGTGCGCCAGCGTGTTGCATGGATGCGCGATTCGAGGTAGGTATGCGCTCCTGATCCCCCCG
The sequence above is a segment of the bacterium genome. Coding sequences within it:
- a CDS encoding transposase, whose translation is MSLRDTLSSYWAAIQGELFPWLDDCLGPLTERHRDIVTVLEFVRLESFLPYWSGLPGRPLSERVALARAFVAKAVLNLPTTRALIERLQADKVLRRICGYAQAGAVPSESTFSRAFAEFSASALPTRVHEALVKRTHVDQLVGHISRDSTVRRPSSGKRKRGRPHKGEERPKETRRIERQLGMTIHEMLDDLPTTCDVGTKKNAKGYKVSWNGYKLHADVADGCIPISCFLNSASLHDSQVAIPLATMTAARVTSLYDLMDAAYDCTEIKDHSRSLGHVPIIDINPRTKERKEELVLENKALKNVGHQLSEDVRYNERTTAERFNGCLKEEFGGNTVNVRGNAKVMCHLMFGVLTLTVHQLIRFVT